The genomic stretch GGCTGACGGAACCCGCCGCCAAGGAGCTAGCCGACGCAGAAGGATTTGAGATTGCCAGTGTCCGCTCCTATTTCAAGGGCAACTCAAAGGCGATCGCGGAAGGCGAAACGGAAGGGATTGCCAAGGTCATTTACCGCAAAGATACAGGCGAAATCCTAGGCGCGCACATTATCGGCCTCCATGCCTCAGACCTGATTCAAGAAGCAGCAAATGCGATCGCTGAACAGCGCTCTATCCACGACCTCGCCTTCTTAGTCCACACCCATCCCACCTTGTCTGAGGTATTGGATGAGGCCTACAAGCGTGCCCTTTCGACCACTCACTAAGCTAATTCTGCGTGCTTCGTTATGAAAATTCGCCGTCGTCCACCGAACCCATCCGTTGCCGTCGAAAGCCTGTGCTATCAGATTTCAACTCCCGATGCTGAACCCCAGCATATTTTGGAGGAAATCGTATGGCATAAGGAAAAAGAGGTTGATCTCTATCGCGAAAAGCTGCCGCTGCGAGAACTGCAAAAGCAAATGCGGGATGCTGTCCCAACTCGCAATTTCCTCGCCGCATTACAGCAATCTGTGCGACAGCCTGCCCTCATCGCCGAAGTAAAGAAAGCGTCCCCCAGCAAAGGCGTCATTCGGGCAGATTTTGACCCGGTAGCGATCGCCCAATCCTATGCGGCTGGAGGGGCAGCCTGTATCTCAGTTCTCACCGATCAGCGATTTTTTCAGGGCAGTTTCGAGTACCTAACCCAAATTCGTGCCGCTGTTGATATCCCCCTGCTTTGTAAGGACTTCTTGATTTATCCCTATCAAATCTACAAAGCACGTCTAGCTGGGGCAGATGCCGCCCTGTTGATCGCGGCTATCCTGTCAGATAAAGACTTGCAATATTTTCTGAAGATTATCAACAGCATCGGCATGACTGCCCTGATTGAAGTGCATACGCTTGAAGAACTAGATCGGGTGTTGCAATTAGAAGGCGTCAAGCTGATTGGTATTAACAATCGCAACCTAGAAGATTTCTCTGTGAGTTTAGACACAACATGCCAGTTATTATCTGCCCGCATGCAGGAGCTCAAAGCACAGAACATCCTAGTTGTGTCTGAGTCTGGCCTGCACACCTATGCCGACCTCAATGTTGTTCAGCAAGCTGGAGCCCATGCCGTTCTAGTCGGGGAATCTCTCGTGAAGCAAGCGGATCCCAAAGCGGCCATTGCAGAGCTTTACGGCGAGTCCTAGGGTAGTGGCACGGATATCTTCTTCCTCCGCCTTGACCATCGTAGATTTCCTGTTATGCTATTCGATCAGTACGTTGATCAATCGTTGAGTCCACAGCATTGTGACACCAAAACGAATTGGGTACTGTTCGACTGAGATATGCCTTTTCACGACCACCTACCTCTACCTAAATCCGACGGATGGAGTGCATCCATTCGCTACACTTCCCATCGGTTCATCTGTTCATAATTTTGCTAGGCATAACCTCAATGGAATCCATTCCTCTTCCATCTCACATTCACTATGAATTACTGTTACAACTGCTAGAACGGCAGACCGTAGCGGTAATTGGACAAGATCCGCATTTGCGCGACCAGCTTCACGAACTTATTGTGACGTTACGTAAAGCCCGAACCCAGCAAAAGCAGTTAGAGGAAAATTGCCAAAGAGCGGGAATATCGGTTGAATACCATTGGTCACTCAATACTCAAACTGTTCCAGAAATAACGTCTTCAGAATGCTGAAGTAACGTAGTTTTTCCGACTAGCTTCTGCGGTTTGTCTATTGAGCAACTGATATCGATACAAAACTCAGGTTGACAATATAGCCAAGCGTTACGGATAATTAGAATTTGTGAAAACTTTGGCTTTGGCAGATCATTGGCTAACGTTGTTGTAATTGGTGCTCAATGGGGCGACGAAGGGAAAGGCAAAATTACTGATTTGCTAAGCAAATCAGCCGATGTTGTGGTTCGGTATCAAGGCGGTGTGAATGCGGGTCATACTGTAGTCGTGAAGGATCAAACCTTCAAGCTGCATTTGATTCCATCGGGCATTCTCTACCCCAATACGGAGTGCATTATCGGTGCTGGTACCGTTATTGACCCCGAAAAACTGATTGAGGAGTTGGATCGCCTCGAAGCCTTGGGCGTTACAACCTCCAACCTTGTCATTTCTGAAACTGCTCACGTTACCATGCCGTACCATCGGCTGATTGACCAAGCTGCGGAAGAGCGTCGTGGCAATCGCCGCATTGGTACAACTGGTCGGGGGATTGGCCCAACCTACGCTGACAAGTCTGAGCGCACTGGGATTCGGATGATGGATTTGATGAATCCAGATGAAATGCGCGAACAGATTCAGTGGACGGTGGAGTATAAGAATGTCATTCTTGAAAAGCTGTACGGTTTGCCTCCCCTCAATGCGGACGATGTCATCGAGAGTTATACTCAGTACGCTGAACGGCTACGGCCTTACGTAGATGACAGCTCCCTGCGCATTTTTGATGCTGTGTGTCAGCGGCGGAATATTTTGTTTGAGGGCGCACAGGGAACGCTGCTGGACTTAGATCACGGTACGTATCCCTATGTCACCTCATCTAATCCAGTTGCGGGTGGTGCTTGTGTAGGCGCTGGCGTAGGGCCAACGATTATTGACCGCGTGATTGGGGTTGCCAAAGCCTACACCACTCGTGTTGGTGAGGGTCCTTTTCCAACAGAGCTCAATGGTTCGGTGGGTGAACTGCTTTGCGATCGCGGAGCTGAGTTTGGTACAACCACGGGGCGGCGGCGGCGGTGTGGCTGGTTTGATGCTGTCATTGGGCGGTATGCGGTTCGTATTAACGGTCTGGATTGTCTTGCGATCACAAAACTCGATGTGCTGGATGAGCTAGACGAAATTAATGTATGTGTTGCATACAACATTGATGGGCAGATCTGCAAGGATTTTCCAAGCAGCGCGCGTCGCTTTGCGAGCTGCACTCCCGTCTACAAAACAGTACCTGGCTGGAAGCAGTCCACGTCCCATTGCCGTTCGCTGGATGAGTTACCTCAACAAGCGCTTGACTATCTCAAGCTGTTGGCAGAGTTAATGGAAGTTCCCATTGCCATTATTTCCCTGGGAGCGAGTCGGGATCAAACCATCATTGTGGAAGACCCGATTCACGGCCCTAAACGTGCCTTGTTGTACAGTGGAGAATCATCACCGATGGACGTGCTACGGACATAGACTGTGCCCAGCGGTTAGTTTTCTCCAAGAACAGGGCTAAAGATCTGCATATTTCTTGTATTTAGATTGATTTTTTGAGGGTATTGATCATGGAAGCAACGCTTGAGTGTCAAAAACGGACTCCCGGCAGCAAACCAAATGCGCTGCGTCGTCAAGGTTTAATTCCTGCTTCGTTGTATGGCCATAACGGTACGGAATCGGTTGAGATTATCGTTAACGAACGTGATGCAGCCGCACTCCTGCGTAGAGGCCACGGTGAAGGAAGTAAAGTGCAACTGAGCGTTCCGGAGATGTCTTGGAGTGGCCCAGTCGTCATTCAAGAGGTTCAAGCCCATCCTTGGAAGGGATTC from Synechococcales cyanobacterium T60_A2020_003 encodes the following:
- a CDS encoding adenylosuccinate synthase codes for the protein MANVVVIGAQWGDEGKGKITDLLSKSADVVVRYQGGVNAGHTVVVKDQTFKLHLIPSGILYPNTECIIGAGTVIDPEKLIEELDRLEALGVTTSNLVISETAHVTMPYHRLIDQAAEERRGNRRIGTTGRGIGPTYADKSERTGIRMMDLMNPDEMREQIQWTVEYKNVILEKLYGLPPLNADDVIESYTQYAERLRPYVDDSSLRIFDAVCQRRNILFEGAQGTLLDLDHGTYPYVTSSNPVAGGACVGAGVGPTIIDRVIGVAKAYTTRVGEGPFPTELNGSVGELLCDRGAEFGTTTGRRRRCGWFDAVIGRYAVRINGLDCLAITKLDVLDELDEINVCVAYNIDGQICKDFPSSARRFASCTPVYKTVPGWKQSTSHCRSLDELPQQALDYLKLLAELMEVPIAIISLGASRDQTIIVEDPIHGPKRALLYSGESSPMDVLRT
- a CDS encoding DUF5340 domain-containing protein translates to MESIPLPSHIHYELLLQLLERQTVAVIGQDPHLRDQLHELIVTLRKARTQQKQLEENCQRAGISVEYHWSLNTQTVPEITSSEC
- the trpC gene encoding indole-3-glycerol phosphate synthase TrpC, producing MKIRRRPPNPSVAVESLCYQISTPDAEPQHILEEIVWHKEKEVDLYREKLPLRELQKQMRDAVPTRNFLAALQQSVRQPALIAEVKKASPSKGVIRADFDPVAIAQSYAAGGAACISVLTDQRFFQGSFEYLTQIRAAVDIPLLCKDFLIYPYQIYKARLAGADAALLIAAILSDKDLQYFLKIINSIGMTALIEVHTLEELDRVLQLEGVKLIGINNRNLEDFSVSLDTTCQLLSARMQELKAQNILVVSESGLHTYADLNVVQQAGAHAVLVGESLVKQADPKAAIAELYGES
- the rplY gene encoding 50S ribosomal protein L25, translated to MEATLECQKRTPGSKPNALRRQGLIPASLYGHNGTESVEIIVNERDAAALLRRGHGEGSKVQLSVPEMSWSGPVVIQEVQAHPWKGFLYHLSFYAGSKA